The proteins below come from a single Plantactinospora sp. KBS50 genomic window:
- a CDS encoding electron transfer flavoprotein subunit alpha/FixB family protein, with translation MAEVLVVVEATKEFGVKKVTLEQLTLARDLGTPAAVVLGGPGAAEALAGKLGEYGAAKVYAGESEEIDGYLVAPKAAVLADLVNRVQPAAVLLASSQEGKEIAARLAVKLDNGLLTDVVGLAADGTASQLAFAGSTIVKSTVTRGLPLVTVRPNSINPTPAPATPQIERLDVRVADADKLAKVVERVAEQKGSRPELTEASVVVSGGRGVGNADNFKLVEELADLLGGAVGASRAAVDSGFYPHQFQVGQTGKTVSPQLYVALGISGAIQHRAGMQTSKTIVAVNKDGEAPIFELADFGVVGDLFKVVPQAAEEIRKRR, from the coding sequence ATGGCTGAGGTACTCGTCGTCGTCGAGGCGACCAAGGAGTTCGGCGTCAAGAAGGTCACGCTGGAGCAGCTCACCCTGGCCCGCGACCTGGGCACGCCGGCCGCCGTGGTGCTCGGCGGACCCGGCGCCGCCGAGGCGCTCGCCGGCAAGCTCGGGGAGTACGGCGCCGCCAAGGTGTACGCCGGCGAGAGCGAGGAGATCGACGGATATCTGGTGGCGCCCAAGGCCGCCGTGCTGGCCGACCTGGTCAACCGGGTGCAGCCGGCGGCCGTGCTGCTGGCCTCCAGCCAGGAGGGCAAGGAGATCGCCGCCCGGTTGGCCGTGAAGCTGGACAACGGCCTGCTCACCGACGTGGTCGGGCTGGCCGCCGACGGCACCGCCAGCCAGCTCGCGTTCGCGGGCTCCACGATCGTGAAGTCCACCGTGACCCGGGGCCTCCCGCTGGTGACGGTGCGGCCGAACTCGATCAACCCGACGCCCGCGCCGGCCACCCCGCAGATCGAGCGGCTGGACGTCCGGGTCGCCGACGCGGACAAGCTGGCGAAGGTGGTCGAGCGGGTCGCCGAGCAGAAGGGCTCCCGGCCGGAGCTGACCGAGGCGTCCGTGGTGGTCTCCGGCGGTCGCGGCGTGGGCAACGCGGACAACTTCAAGCTGGTGGAGGAGCTGGCCGACCTGCTCGGCGGCGCGGTGGGCGCCTCCCGGGCGGCGGTGGACTCCGGCTTCTACCCGCACCAGTTCCAGGTCGGGCAGACCGGCAAGACCGTGTCGCCGCAGCTCTACGTCGCGCTCGGCATCTCCGGCGCGATCCAGCACCGCGCCGGCATGCAGACCTCGAAGACCATCGTCGCGGTCAACAAGGACGGCGAGGCGCCGATCTTCGAACTGGCCGACTTCGGCGTGGTGGGCGACCTGTTCAAGGTCGTCCCGCAGGCGGCCGAGGAGATCCGCAAGCGCAGGTAG
- a CDS encoding PLD nuclease N-terminal domain-containing protein, with translation MVRVLMLLFLVELVLTGLAMVSCLSVESGRSIRVLPRAAWVVVILILPIAGAVAWFTAGRPAPARTPVARPARTGPAAPDDDPEFLRSLARRDRRERELFERWESDLGGPDAASGEGTDPPR, from the coding sequence ATGGTCCGGGTGCTCATGCTGCTCTTCCTGGTCGAGCTGGTGCTGACCGGGCTGGCCATGGTGAGCTGCCTGTCCGTCGAGTCGGGCCGCAGCATCCGGGTGCTGCCCCGGGCGGCCTGGGTGGTGGTGATCCTGATCCTGCCGATCGCCGGGGCCGTTGCCTGGTTCACCGCCGGGCGCCCGGCACCGGCCCGCACGCCGGTGGCGCGCCCCGCCCGCACCGGACCGGCCGCGCCGGACGACGACCCCGAGTTCCTCCGCTCGCTGGCCCGCCGGGACCGCCGGGAACGCGAGCTGTTCGAGCGCTGGGAGTCCGACCTGGGCGGCCCGGACGCCGCCAGCGGCGAGGGCACGGATCCGCCCCGCTGA
- a CDS encoding methionine synthase, translated as MTEEQPWPWPAAAASGIGSLPGTDVAEAQRIVLGELPELPHLPELPGRGPGADLLGRTAGLLVGLPVELYAARWRIAARAGRDLRRSRDLLERDLDQMTEQAEGFTGTFKIQVAGPLTLAAGLDLPVGARMLRDPGAVRDLTESLADGVRSHVADVRRRLPGAGVLVQLDEPSLPAVLAGRVPTQSGLGTYRPVETASATEALRRVVEAAAAPVVLHCCAPDVPLDLVRASGAAAVAIDLDLVRRLDPLGEAIDAGLGLLAGAVPATPATPGQRPASARAAETVRRLWDRLGFPRRRLVEQVVVTPACGLAGADPEYARAALAACRDAARRLAET; from the coding sequence GTGACGGAGGAACAACCCTGGCCGTGGCCGGCCGCAGCGGCGAGCGGGATCGGCTCGCTGCCCGGCACGGACGTGGCGGAGGCGCAGCGCATCGTGCTGGGCGAGCTGCCGGAACTGCCGCACCTGCCCGAGCTGCCGGGCCGTGGTCCCGGCGCCGATCTGCTCGGCCGCACCGCCGGCCTGCTGGTGGGGCTGCCGGTCGAGCTGTACGCGGCCCGCTGGCGGATCGCCGCCCGCGCCGGCCGGGACCTGCGGCGCTCCCGCGACCTGTTGGAACGCGACCTGGACCAGATGACCGAGCAGGCCGAGGGCTTCACCGGCACCTTCAAGATCCAGGTTGCCGGGCCGCTCACCCTGGCCGCCGGGCTGGACCTGCCGGTCGGGGCGCGGATGCTGCGCGACCCGGGCGCGGTCCGGGACCTCACCGAGTCCCTGGCCGACGGGGTCCGGTCGCACGTGGCCGACGTCCGGCGCCGGCTGCCCGGTGCCGGTGTCCTGGTCCAGCTCGACGAGCCGTCCCTGCCGGCGGTGCTGGCCGGCCGGGTGCCCACGCAGAGCGGGCTCGGCACGTACCGGCCGGTGGAGACCGCGTCGGCCACCGAGGCGCTGCGCCGGGTGGTCGAGGCCGCGGCCGCGCCGGTGGTGCTGCACTGCTGCGCGCCCGACGTACCGCTGGACCTCGTCCGGGCCTCCGGCGCCGCCGCCGTGGCGATCGACCTCGACCTGGTCCGCCGGCTCGACCCGCTGGGCGAGGCGATCGACGCGGGGCTCGGCCTGCTGGCCGGCGCCGTGCCGGCCACCCCGGCGACGCCCGGACAGCGACCGGCCTCGGCGCGGGCCGCCGAGACGGTCCGGCGGCTGTGGGACCGGCTCGGCTTTCCCCGCCGCCGGCTGGTCGAGCAGGTCGTGGTGACGCCCGCGTGCGGCCTGGCCGGCGCCGATCCGGAGTACGCCCGCGCGGCGCTGGCGGCCTGCCGGGACGCCGCCCGGCGGCTCGCCGAGACCTGA
- the gatC gene encoding Asp-tRNA(Asn)/Glu-tRNA(Gln) amidotransferase subunit GatC yields MAAISREEVAHLARLSRLAVTEEELGTFAGQLDVILQSVARVGQVAAADIPPTSHSVPLTNVLREDVVTPCLTPEEALSGAPDADQQRFRVPRILDEEAGS; encoded by the coding sequence ATGGCCGCCATCTCCCGCGAGGAGGTCGCGCACCTGGCGCGCCTGTCGCGGCTCGCCGTCACGGAGGAGGAGCTGGGCACGTTCGCCGGCCAGCTCGACGTGATCCTGCAATCGGTGGCCCGGGTGGGCCAGGTCGCCGCCGCAGACATCCCGCCCACCTCGCACTCCGTGCCACTGACCAACGTGCTGCGCGAGGACGTCGTGACGCCGTGCCTGACGCCCGAGGAGGCGCTCTCGGGCGCGCCGGACGCCGACCAGCAGCGATTCCGGGTGCCCCGGATCCTCGACGAGGAGGCCGGATCATGA
- a CDS encoding cysteine desulfurase family protein, whose translation MAYLDHAATTPMLDEALEAYVATVREVGNASSLHGAGRCARRRVEESRERIAAAVGARPSEVIFTGGGTESDNLALKGIFWARRAADPARTRVVVSGVEHHAVLDAAHWLGDHEGATVSLLPVDEAGRIRVDALGELLDAYPGEVAVVSTMWANNEVGTVQPVAELAAVASRAGVPLHTDAVQAVGQVPVDFAASGAAALTLTGHKLGGPVGVGALLLGRDVACTPLLHGGGQERDVRSGTLDTAGVVALAVAVETAVKRQQEYAARLRGLRDELIERVRAAVPDAIVNGDPADRLPGNAHLSFPGCEGDALLLLLDAQRISCSTGSACSAGVAQPSHVLLAMGADDARARSSLRFSLGHTSTPADVEALVAALPAAVDRARRAAAVRDRRS comes from the coding sequence ATGGCATACCTGGACCATGCGGCGACCACGCCGATGCTGGATGAGGCGTTGGAGGCGTACGTCGCCACCGTCCGCGAGGTCGGCAACGCATCGTCACTGCATGGCGCGGGCCGGTGCGCCCGACGCCGGGTGGAGGAGTCGCGGGAACGGATCGCCGCCGCGGTCGGCGCCCGGCCCTCCGAGGTGATCTTCACGGGCGGCGGCACGGAGAGCGACAACCTCGCCCTGAAGGGCATCTTCTGGGCCCGGCGGGCGGCCGACCCGGCCCGTACCCGGGTGGTGGTCAGCGGCGTCGAGCACCACGCGGTGCTGGACGCCGCGCACTGGCTCGGCGACCACGAGGGCGCCACGGTGAGCCTGCTGCCGGTGGACGAGGCCGGCCGGATCCGGGTGGACGCGCTGGGCGAACTGCTCGACGCGTACCCCGGCGAGGTGGCCGTGGTGAGCACCATGTGGGCCAACAACGAGGTAGGCACCGTGCAGCCGGTGGCCGAGCTGGCGGCCGTCGCGTCGCGGGCCGGTGTGCCGCTGCACACCGACGCGGTGCAGGCGGTCGGGCAGGTCCCGGTGGACTTCGCGGCCAGCGGCGCCGCGGCGCTCACCCTCACCGGCCACAAGCTCGGCGGCCCGGTGGGCGTCGGTGCCCTGCTGCTGGGCCGGGACGTGGCCTGTACGCCGTTGCTGCACGGCGGCGGCCAGGAGCGCGACGTGCGGTCCGGCACCCTGGACACCGCCGGGGTGGTCGCCCTCGCGGTCGCGGTGGAGACCGCGGTCAAGCGCCAGCAGGAGTACGCGGCCCGGCTGCGCGGGCTGCGCGACGAGCTGATCGAGCGGGTCCGCGCCGCCGTGCCGGACGCCATCGTCAACGGCGATCCCGCCGACCGGCTGCCGGGCAACGCGCACCTGAGCTTCCCCGGGTGCGAGGGGGACGCGCTGCTGCTGCTCCTGGACGCCCAGCGGATCTCCTGCTCCACCGGGTCGGCGTGCTCGGCCGGGGTGGCCCAGCCGTCGCACGTGCTGCTCGCGATGGGCGCCGACGACGCTCGGGCGCGCTCGTCGCTGCGCTTCTCGCTCGGCCACACCTCCACGCCCGCCGACGTCGAGGCGCTGGTGGCCGCGCTGCCGGCGGCCGTGGACCGGGCCCGGCGGGCGGCCGCAGTACGCGACCGGCGGTCCTGA
- a CDS encoding VOC family protein translates to MIGQLRTVVIDCPDPRALAGFYAQLLGLPVTFDDGDDPDAWVVLGGKPGELPRLAFQRALDLLPPAWPDPARPQQFHLDVTVEDVDEAEPQVLALGATRLTAVDDEHFRVYADPVGHPFCLCWD, encoded by the coding sequence ATGATTGGACAATTGCGCACCGTGGTCATCGACTGTCCGGACCCGCGGGCCCTCGCCGGCTTCTACGCGCAGCTGCTGGGACTGCCGGTCACCTTCGACGACGGCGACGACCCGGACGCCTGGGTGGTGCTCGGCGGCAAGCCCGGCGAGCTGCCCCGGCTGGCGTTCCAACGGGCGCTGGACCTGCTGCCCCCGGCCTGGCCGGATCCGGCGCGCCCGCAGCAGTTCCACCTGGACGTGACGGTGGAGGACGTCGACGAGGCCGAGCCGCAGGTGCTGGCGCTCGGCGCCACCCGACTGACGGCCGTCGACGACGAGCACTTCCGGGTCTATGCCGACCCCGTCGGCCACCCGTTCTGCCTCTGCTGGGACTGA
- a CDS encoding bifunctional diguanylate cyclase/phosphodiesterase gives MAVLAVAGDAHPFTPSGQRPSPAVFPSICFSFAILLGWGLGPAVAVQTLAVVVASWRMRHAVWRAAFNAGQYALALFAAREVARLAVPAGFAAGFAVTWRDVLAVAAGGAAWFLVSYGLVTLALRMRFGVRWWSVFRQGFAFEAVSNSSLLLLGPVLMAAARLSAALIPLIVVPLYAVSRMARLAGEQERQARLDPLTGLANRKALLLEVAERISLHAERAAKGEPSRLALLLLDLDRFKHVNDALGHAVGDRLLVEVGRRLTAAVRPGDMVVRLGGDEFAILAGGLHDIEAAREIADGVVQTLTEPVPLDGLPLDVGGSIGVALYPEHGHDFETLMRHADVAMYDAKHRGDTVAVYAAESDHNSPERLSLLADLRQVLEAPGAGTAEDVGEITMYYQPQIAIATGEVVGVEALLRWRHPRRGMVDPEELIRVAEQSAVMRLLTRRVVDDVVEQIAAWSASGLRLRAAVNVSVRDLHTGEIADQIADRLARFDVPPAQLQLEITEGALMADPRRVLATISRLDKIGVAISLDDFGTGYSSMQHLRRLPLAEVKVDRSFVLGMAVDADDAAIVRSMIELAGALGLRVVAEGVEDDRTWRLLYAAGCDVAQGWFYARPMPAAELASWLSRYRPLRPGPVQESSGRHRWPTASIRGLRVDQGRADVT, from the coding sequence ATGGCGGTGCTGGCGGTGGCCGGCGACGCGCACCCGTTCACCCCGAGCGGCCAGCGGCCCAGCCCGGCCGTGTTCCCGTCCATCTGCTTCAGCTTCGCCATCCTGCTCGGCTGGGGGCTCGGCCCCGCGGTCGCGGTGCAGACCCTGGCGGTGGTGGTGGCGAGCTGGCGGATGCGGCACGCCGTGTGGCGGGCGGCCTTCAACGCCGGCCAGTACGCCCTGGCCCTCTTCGCGGCCCGCGAGGTGGCCCGGCTCGCCGTACCGGCCGGGTTCGCCGCCGGGTTCGCGGTGACCTGGCGCGACGTGCTGGCGGTGGCCGCGGGCGGCGCCGCGTGGTTCCTGGTCAGCTACGGGCTGGTCACCCTGGCGCTGCGGATGCGGTTCGGCGTGCGGTGGTGGTCGGTGTTCCGGCAGGGCTTCGCGTTCGAGGCCGTGTCGAACAGCTCGCTGCTGCTGCTCGGACCGGTGCTGATGGCCGCCGCGCGGCTCAGCGCGGCGCTGATCCCGTTGATCGTGGTGCCGCTGTACGCGGTCTCCCGGATGGCCCGACTCGCCGGTGAGCAGGAGCGGCAGGCCCGGCTGGATCCGCTCACCGGCCTGGCCAACCGCAAGGCGCTGCTGCTGGAGGTGGCCGAGCGGATCTCGCTGCACGCCGAGCGGGCGGCGAAGGGCGAGCCGAGCCGGCTGGCCCTGCTGCTGCTGGACCTCGACCGGTTCAAGCACGTCAACGACGCGCTCGGGCACGCCGTCGGCGACCGGCTGCTGGTGGAGGTGGGCCGGCGGCTGACCGCCGCCGTCCGGCCGGGCGACATGGTGGTCCGGCTCGGCGGGGACGAGTTCGCGATCCTGGCCGGCGGGCTGCACGACATCGAGGCGGCCCGCGAGATCGCGGACGGGGTGGTGCAGACGCTCACCGAGCCGGTGCCGCTGGACGGGCTGCCGCTGGACGTGGGCGGCTCGATCGGTGTCGCGCTCTATCCCGAGCACGGGCACGACTTCGAAACCCTGATGCGCCATGCCGACGTGGCGATGTACGACGCCAAACACCGCGGCGACACCGTCGCCGTGTACGCGGCCGAGTCCGACCACAACTCGCCGGAGCGGCTCAGCCTGCTCGCCGACCTGCGTCAGGTGCTGGAGGCGCCCGGCGCCGGCACGGCCGAGGACGTCGGCGAGATCACCATGTACTACCAGCCGCAGATCGCCATCGCCACCGGGGAGGTCGTCGGGGTGGAGGCGCTGCTGCGCTGGCGCCATCCCCGGCGCGGCATGGTGGACCCCGAGGAACTGATCCGGGTGGCCGAACAGAGCGCCGTGATGCGGCTGCTCACCCGCCGGGTCGTCGACGACGTGGTCGAGCAGATCGCCGCCTGGTCGGCGAGCGGCCTGCGGCTGCGGGCCGCGGTGAACGTCAGCGTCCGGGACCTGCACACCGGGGAGATCGCCGACCAGATCGCCGACCGGCTGGCCCGGTTCGACGTGCCGCCGGCCCAGCTCCAGCTGGAGATCACCGAGGGCGCGCTGATGGCCGACCCGCGCCGGGTGCTGGCCACCATCTCCCGACTCGACAAGATCGGCGTGGCCATCTCGCTCGACGACTTCGGCACCGGCTACTCGTCCATGCAGCACCTGCGCCGGCTGCCGCTGGCGGAGGTGAAGGTGGATCGCTCCTTCGTGCTCGGGATGGCGGTCGACGCCGACGACGCCGCGATCGTCCGTTCGATGATCGAGCTGGCCGGCGCGCTGGGCCTGCGGGTGGTCGCCGAGGGCGTGGAGGACGACCGGACCTGGCGGCTGTTGTACGCCGCCGGGTGCGACGTCGCCCAGGGTTGGTTCTACGCCCGGCCGATGCCGGCCGCCGAACTGGCATCCTGGCTGTCCCGCTACCGCCCGCTGCGACCCGGCCCGGTGCAGGAGTCCTCCGGCCGGCACCGGTGGCCGACCGCCTCGATCCGGGGGCTGCGGGTGGACCAGGGTCGGGCCGACGTCACCTGA
- a CDS encoding YidH family protein → MWSAIRQWFDPHELREVGSTPDYRFSLANERTFLAWLRTGLALIAGGLGVAQFLPRMPVQHLREALAAALLLLGAVVAVRAVDHWARTERAIRLGEELPVSRFPAVLALVVGLGAVVLIVLLLATGGPGR, encoded by the coding sequence GTGTGGAGCGCTATCAGGCAGTGGTTCGACCCGCATGAGTTGCGGGAGGTGGGCAGCACCCCCGACTACCGGTTCTCGCTGGCCAACGAGCGCACCTTCCTGGCCTGGTTGCGCACCGGGCTCGCGCTGATCGCCGGCGGGCTCGGCGTCGCCCAGTTCCTGCCCCGGATGCCGGTCCAGCACCTGCGCGAGGCGCTGGCGGCGGCGCTGCTGCTGCTCGGTGCCGTGGTTGCGGTCCGGGCGGTCGATCACTGGGCCCGCACCGAGCGGGCCATCCGGCTCGGCGAGGAACTGCCGGTGTCCCGCTTCCCGGCCGTGCTGGCCCTGGTGGTCGGCCTCGGCGCGGTGGTGCTGATCGTGCTCCTGCTCGCCACCGGCGGCCCCGGCAGATGA
- the mnmA gene encoding tRNA 2-thiouridine(34) synthase MnmA, translated as MRVLAAMSGGVDSAVAAARAVDAGHDVTGVHLALARNPQTYRTGARGCCTLEDSRDARRAADVIGIPFYVWDLADRFHADVVDDFVAEYAAGRTPNPCLRCNEKIKFAAVLDRAVALGFDAVVTGHHARLGPDGLLRRSVDLDKDQSYVLAVLTRDQLDRSIFPLGGSTKAQVRAEAADRGLAVADKPDSHDICFISDGDTRRFLAERLGEEPGDIVDGRTGAVVGTHTGAYAYTVGQRRGLALREPAPDGRPRYVLSITPVTNTVTVGPAEALAVSTVSAQRPVWTGGARPDGPVECRVQLRAHGSVVPATVRCDDTGLHARLHEPVRGVAAGQAIVAYRPDPAGDVVLGSATIR; from the coding sequence GTGCGGGTACTGGCGGCGATGTCCGGTGGGGTGGATTCGGCGGTGGCGGCCGCCCGGGCGGTCGACGCCGGGCACGACGTGACCGGCGTGCACCTGGCGCTGGCCCGCAACCCGCAGACCTACCGGACCGGCGCCCGGGGCTGCTGCACTCTGGAGGACTCCCGGGACGCCCGCCGGGCCGCCGACGTGATCGGGATCCCGTTCTACGTCTGGGACCTGGCCGACCGGTTCCATGCCGACGTCGTGGACGACTTCGTCGCCGAGTACGCCGCGGGGCGTACCCCGAATCCCTGCCTGCGCTGCAACGAGAAGATCAAGTTTGCGGCGGTGCTGGACCGGGCCGTCGCGCTCGGCTTCGACGCCGTGGTGACCGGCCACCACGCCCGGCTCGGCCCGGACGGGCTGCTGCGCCGCAGCGTCGACCTCGACAAGGACCAGTCGTACGTGCTGGCCGTGCTCACCCGGGACCAGCTCGACCGCTCGATCTTCCCGCTCGGCGGCTCCACCAAGGCGCAGGTGCGCGCCGAGGCCGCGGACCGGGGGCTGGCGGTGGCCGACAAGCCCGACTCGCACGACATCTGCTTCATCTCCGACGGCGACACCCGGCGGTTCCTCGCCGAGCGGCTCGGCGAGGAACCGGGCGACATCGTGGACGGCCGCACCGGCGCCGTCGTGGGCACGCACACCGGCGCGTACGCGTACACCGTGGGCCAGCGGCGCGGGCTCGCGCTGCGGGAGCCGGCGCCGGACGGGCGGCCGCGGTACGTGCTGTCCATCACCCCGGTCACCAACACCGTGACGGTCGGCCCGGCGGAGGCGCTGGCCGTCTCCACGGTCTCCGCGCAGCGTCCGGTGTGGACCGGCGGCGCCCGCCCGGACGGCCCGGTCGAGTGCCGGGTGCAGTTGCGGGCGCACGGTTCGGTGGTGCCGGCGACGGTCCGGTGCGACGACACCGGCCTGCACGCCCGGCTGCACGAGCCGGTCCGCGGCGTCGCGGCCGGCCAGGCCATCGTGGCGTACCGGCCGGACCCGGCCGGCGACGTGGTGCTCGGCTCGGCCACCATCCGTTGA
- a CDS encoding ADP-ribosylglycohydrolase family protein — MTPRRASGSLFGLAYGDALGKPTEFLPVAEIVARYGPAGPRELAGDPALVTDDTQMALAVAWSLREAPAAAPAALEAALRRRFVAWAQSPENDRAPGMTCLRACAALADGRPWQAATVAGSKGCGANMRVTPVGLVAGFDLDTLAGVAQLQAGLTHGHPTALAASELTAYAVRLVRDGAAPADLPALLRARAAAQRRVYRYDWLGDLWQRPGLTDPADFIERGWVDCLAALDRLDAALAGPDDGGDPCEATGEGWIAEEALATALLCVLRQPADPVAVLARAATTAGDSDSIAALAGAVLGALHGMPAWPAEWAGRIEYADQLDALGSELD, encoded by the coding sequence ATGACACCCCGCCGCGCCTCCGGCTCGTTGTTCGGGCTCGCCTACGGCGACGCGCTGGGCAAGCCGACCGAGTTCCTGCCGGTGGCCGAGATCGTCGCCCGGTACGGCCCGGCCGGCCCCCGCGAGCTGGCCGGCGACCCGGCGTTGGTCACCGACGACACCCAGATGGCGCTCGCGGTGGCCTGGTCGCTGCGCGAGGCGCCGGCCGCCGCCCCGGCCGCGCTGGAGGCGGCGCTGCGCCGGCGCTTCGTCGCCTGGGCGCAGAGCCCGGAGAACGATCGGGCGCCCGGGATGACCTGTCTGCGCGCCTGCGCGGCACTGGCCGACGGCCGGCCGTGGCAGGCCGCCACGGTGGCCGGCTCGAAGGGCTGCGGCGCCAACATGCGGGTCACCCCGGTCGGCCTGGTCGCCGGGTTCGACCTGGACACCCTCGCCGGGGTGGCGCAGCTGCAGGCCGGGCTGACCCACGGGCACCCGACCGCGCTGGCCGCCAGCGAGCTGACCGCGTACGCGGTGCGGCTGGTCCGCGACGGCGCCGCGCCGGCCGACCTGCCGGCGCTGCTGCGGGCGCGGGCCGCCGCCCAGCGGCGCGTCTACCGGTACGACTGGCTCGGCGACCTGTGGCAGCGGCCCGGCCTGACCGACCCGGCCGACTTCATCGAGCGCGGCTGGGTCGACTGCCTCGCGGCGCTGGACCGGCTCGACGCCGCGCTGGCCGGACCGGACGACGGCGGCGACCCGTGCGAGGCCACCGGCGAGGGCTGGATCGCCGAGGAGGCGCTGGCCACGGCGCTGCTGTGCGTGCTGCGGCAGCCGGCGGACCCGGTCGCCGTGCTGGCCCGCGCGGCCACCACGGCGGGTGACTCCGACTCCATCGCCGCGCTCGCCGGCGCCGTGCTCGGTGCGCTGCACGGCATGCCGGCCTGGCCGGCCGAGTGGGCCGGGCGGATCGAGTACGCCGACCAGCTCGACGCGCTCGGTTCGGAGCTGGACTGA
- a CDS encoding DUF202 domain-containing protein encodes MTGDPGLQPERTRLSWRRTALAHAVVVLLLVRLALRHGPAGALPAVAAVAAVAGWALVVTVSYRRMAGDPRDRAPERVPAGGAALPVAAAVAAGYAVLGIVLLVR; translated from the coding sequence ATGACCGGCGACCCGGGCCTGCAGCCCGAACGCACCCGGCTGTCCTGGCGCCGCACGGCGCTGGCGCACGCCGTGGTCGTGCTGCTGCTGGTCCGGCTGGCCCTGCGGCACGGCCCGGCCGGCGCCCTGCCGGCGGTCGCCGCCGTCGCCGCGGTCGCGGGCTGGGCCCTCGTCGTGACGGTCAGCTACCGCCGGATGGCCGGCGATCCGCGGGACCGGGCCCCCGAGCGGGTACCCGCCGGCGGCGCGGCACTGCCCGTCGCCGCCGCGGTGGCCGCCGGCTACGCGGTCCTGGGCATCGTGCTGCTGGTCCGGTAG
- a CDS encoding electron transfer flavoprotein subunit beta/FixA family protein: MNIVVLVKQVPDSGADRNLRSDDNTVDRGSASNVINEMDEYAIEEALRLKEANGGEVTVLTMGPERAAESIRKALSMGPDKAVHVTDDALHGSCAPATSKVLAAALRRLGADLVLCGAESTDGRVQVMPHMLAERLGIAALTGARKLTVEGGTLTIERQTEEGYEVVTASTPAVVSVWDTINEPRYPSFKGIMAAKKKPVETLSLADLGIPADEVGLAGATSAVVEHSKRPPRSGGQKVTDEGSGGVALVEYLATEKFV; the protein is encoded by the coding sequence ATGAATATCGTCGTACTCGTCAAGCAGGTGCCCGACTCGGGCGCAGACCGGAACCTGCGCAGTGACGACAACACGGTCGACCGCGGCTCGGCAAGCAACGTCATCAACGAGATGGACGAGTACGCCATCGAGGAGGCGCTGCGGCTCAAGGAGGCCAACGGCGGCGAGGTGACGGTGCTGACGATGGGACCGGAGCGGGCCGCCGAGTCAATCCGCAAGGCGCTGTCGATGGGTCCCGACAAGGCCGTCCACGTAACCGACGACGCGCTGCACGGCTCCTGCGCCCCGGCCACCTCGAAGGTGCTCGCGGCGGCGCTGCGCCGGCTCGGCGCCGACCTGGTCCTCTGCGGTGCGGAGTCCACCGACGGCCGCGTGCAGGTCATGCCGCACATGCTGGCCGAGCGGCTGGGCATCGCGGCGCTGACCGGTGCGCGGAAGCTCACGGTCGAGGGCGGCACGCTGACCATCGAGCGGCAGACCGAGGAGGGCTACGAGGTCGTCACGGCCAGCACCCCGGCGGTCGTCTCGGTCTGGGACACCATCAACGAGCCCCGGTACCCCTCGTTCAAGGGGATCATGGCGGCCAAGAAGAAGCCGGTCGAGACGCTGTCGCTGGCGGACCTCGGGATCCCGGCCGACGAGGTCGGCCTGGCCGGCGCCACCAGCGCCGTGGTCGAGCACAGCAAGCGTCCGCCGCGCTCCGGCGGCCAGAAGGTGACCGACGAGGGCTCCGGCGGCGTGGCGCTGGTCGAGTACCTCGCCACCGAGAAGTTCGTCTGA